From the Mesoaciditoga lauensis cd-1655R = DSM 25116 genome, the window CGGATTCGTTGGATCTTGTTGAATTGACTATGGATTTGGAAGAAAAATTTGACATGAAAATTCCAGATGAAGATGTATCAAAGCTAGTAGATGTGAAAAGCATCGTTGACTACGTAACTTCGCACAAAGGATAAGAAACGCTAAAACATCAAAAAAGAAGGGCTTTAAACGCCCTTCTTTCCTTTCTCTAGAGCATTTCTCTTGAAGCTTTCGCACCAATTTGAATTGCTACTTTTACGAACGTTAGGAGTCCCTATCTAAAATCTAAAACGGATCTCTTCACGATCGTGTGGGTAGTATTTTTTAAATAACACATTCTTTGACATTTTAGTACCGCTTTACAAGC encodes:
- the acpP gene encoding acyl carrier protein, encoding MPELQNSEILEEVKDALSEHLGVDKAEIKEDSKLVDDLGADSLDLVELTMDLEEKFDMKIPDEDVSKLVDVKSIVDYVTSHKG